A genomic stretch from Eriocheir sinensis breed Jianghai 21 chromosome 31, ASM2467909v1, whole genome shotgun sequence includes:
- the LOC127005868 gene encoding huntingtin-interacting protein 1-related protein-like isoform X2 — MTSIKKIPNVLGTRRSNTLDQERDQFEKSQELSFKKAVSDEEMPVKMKHVRSLIIGTYTDKNADLFWRNVAACPPINTDVTAWKFCHCLHVLFRDGHPNTLRDSHHHISRIKDTGQHFRHLAHGYGRLIKRYCELLIAKLHFHQHYPRFPGTMSVTPEELEALAENDANNYFELGVEMLEYLECILNLYEAVFASMDPSRANSMTRSGQCRLAPLIPCIQDSSCLYDCIVRILFQLHKVPTKSNPTLSSLPTDMLSGHRTRFYKQFEILKQFYNNTRNLQYFKGLIQVPALPEDPPNFLVEAELRSHETPVVVVEEQPDMADTSDTLLIDTSEPEPPPIPPHPNLNESHNGSLVEVVAERESLIEALHRELEAMRTEVQQARSQASHTEDQLRLRINDLESTIAELDSELLAERQSKESIMAQVEAAAASAEAVNLLAQEEIRRQSAEEKFVKMKDVYQKLRDEHIGLIRGKAEMDKQLCMEKEAHQATKQEKEVSAAALAKLQAQMALESQAHHSVTEAAKQEKESLGNHVLSLTSERDQLTSQVKTLEENLSQLNTKMEIQTQQGAAKLMAVQGEWEAGTQQCVQGAVDGAVLVLSHTVSHFDHEAHTDIKCTPEYTLSYQSVVIESVDGLIKAYEGYQISFLAAPRLVTSITTSAHHVAAFLLYAKATSHASPNIEIAEHLVCALEEFAKLVINTYKKIHGKEKQVDMSSVKSQFERCCQLVNQCEDRSPGEEDVAASVQREMDKMETAIRDAVERFTAMLENSRAKDTGTQLEVNESILGTCSDLMAAVRQLVQRAAQLQQEIVDSGRGGASPKEFYKRNHRWSEGLLSGAKTVAIACQALMAAADQVVSGKGKFEEVIVSSREIAASSMQLVMASRVKAERSSQKMRDLNETAKTISTLTGTVVATAENCRDKVAIANTLDFSKLSLHHTKRMEMETLVKVLETEKQLETERSKLSELRKHHYKLAGEIEGWDQEVGASEFGEQEMFLSLDH; from the exons ATGACCTCCATAAAGAAGATCCCTAACGTGTTGGGGACGCGGAGGAGCAACACGCTGGACCAGGAGAGGGACCAGTTTGAGAAATCACAG GAACTAAGCTTTAAGAAGGCAGTGAGTGATGAGGAGATGCCGGTGAAGATGAAACATGTACGCAGCCTCATTATTGGCACGTACACAGACAAGAACGCAGACCTCTTTTGGCGGAATGTTGCTGCCTGTCCACCCATTAACACTGATGTTACAGCCTGGAAGTTCTGCCATTGCCTACATGTGCTATTTCGTGATGGCCACCCAAATACGCTGCGGGACTCGCACCACCACATCAGCCGTATTAAGGACACAGGGCAGCATTTT CGGCACCTGGCCCATGGGTATGGGCGACTCATTAAGAGGTACTGTGAGCTGTTGATTGCCAAGCTCCACTTCCACCAGCACTACCCTCGCTTCCCTGGCACCATGTCTGTCACCCCTGAGGAGCTGGAGGCATTGGCTGAAAATGACGCCAATAATTA CTTTGAGTTGGGTGTTGAGATGCTGGAGTACCTTGAGTGTATCCTCAACCTGTATGAAGCAG TGTTTGCGTCAATGGATCCGTCTCGTGCCAACTCCATGACTCGGTCGGGACAGTGTCGCCTGGCTCCTCTTATTCCCTGTATTCAGGATTCATCTTGCCTCTATGACTGCATTGTCAGGATACTCTTCCAGCTTCATAAAG TTCCCACCAAAAGTAATCCAACTCTATCAT CCCTGCCAACGGACATGTTATCTGGGCATCGAACAAGGTTTTACAAACAGTTTGAGATCCTGAAGCAGTTCTACAACAACACCAGGAATCTACAGTACTTCAAGGGCCTCATCCAAGTCCCAGCTTTACCAGAG GATCCACCAAACTTCCTAGTAGAGGCTGAGTTAAGGAGCCATGAAACcccagtggtggtagtggaggagcaGCCTGACATGGCCGACACTTCTGACACGCTACTTATAGACACCTCGGAGCCCGAGCCCCCGCCCATCCCACCTCACCCCAACCTTAATGAGTCACACAATGG GtccttggtggaggtggtggcagaGCGGGAGTCCTTGATAGAAGCCCTTCACAGAGAACTGGAGGCCATGAGGACAGAGGTGCAACAGGCTCGTTCTCAGGCCTCTCACACTGAAGACCAGCTACGCCTCCGTATCAATGACCTCGAGTCAACAATAGCAGAGTTG GATAGTGAACTCTTGGCAGAGAGACAGAGCAAGGAGTCCATCATGGCTCAGGTGGAGGCAGCAGCAGCCAGTGCCGAGGCTGTCAACCTTTTGGCTCAAGAAGAGATACGCAGACAGTCAGCTGAGGAAAAGTTTGTCAAGATGAAAGATGTCTATCAAAAACTTCGTGATGAGCACATTGGCTTGATCCGTGGG AAAGCCGAGATGGACAAGCAACTCTGTATGGAGAAAGAAGCACACCAAGCTacaaagcaggaaaaggaagtaTCTGCTGCTGCTCTTGCCAAATTGCAAGCTCAGATGGCCCTCGAATCCCAGGCTCACCACTCTGTCACTGAAGCAGCAAAGCAA GAAAAGGAATCCCTTGGCAATCATGTTCTGTCCCTAACCTCAGAGAGGGACCAGCTGACCAGTCAGGTGAAGACACTAGAGGAAAACTTATCTCAACTGAACACCAAGATGGAGATTCAGACACAGCAGGGAGCAGCCAAG TTGATGGCAGTCCAAGGTGAATGGGAAGCAGGAACACAGCAGTGTGTGCAGGGTGCAGTGGATGGGGCAGTGCTGGTGCTCAGTCACACAGTCTCACACTTCGACCATGAAGCACATACTGACATCAAATGCACTCCAG AGTACACACTGAGCTACCAGAGTGTGGTAATAGAATCAGTTGACGGACTTATCAAGGCGTATGAAGGCTATCAAATCAGTTTCTTAGCTGCTCCACGACTCGTCACCAGTATAACTACCTCTGCCCACCATGTGGCTGCTTTCCTTCTCTATGCCAAGGCTACTTCACATGCCAGCCCAAACATTGAGATTGCTGAAC ACCTCGTGTGTGCCCTTGAAGAGTTTGCCAAGTTGGTCATAAACACCTACAAGAAGAtacatggaaaagaaaaacaagtggaCATGTCATCAGTGAAGAGTCAGTTTGAAAG GTGCTGCCAGCTAGTGAATCAGTGTGAGGACCGCAGCCCAGGTGAGGAGGATGTGGCAGCATCAGTACAACGAGAAATGGATAAAATGGAAACTGCCATTAGGGATGCAGTTGAACGCTTCACAGCAATGCTGGAAAATTCACGAGCCAAGGACACAGGCACACAGCTGGAG GTGAATGAAAGCATTTTGGGAACGTGCAGTGATCTAATGGCTGCAGTGCGACAGCTTGTACAACGGGCTGCTCAGCTTCAACAAGAGATAGTGGACTCTGGCAGGGGAGGGGCATCACCCAAGGAGTTCTACAAGCGCAATCACCGCTGGTCTGAAGGCTTGTTGTCTGGGGCTAAAACAGTAGCCATTGCCTGTCAGGCCCTCAT GGCAGCCGCTGATCAAGTAGTGAGTGGTAAAGGCAAATTTGAAGAGGTGATTGTGTCCTCTCGTGAGATTGCAGCCTCTTCCATGCAGCTGGTGATGGCATCTAGAGTAAAGGCTGAGAGGTCCAGTCAGAAGATGCGCGACCTCAATGAAACTGCCAAGACCATCTCCACTCTCACAGGGACTGTGGTGGCCACTGCTGAGAACTGCCGGGACAAAGTTGCCATTGCTA ATACATTAGACTTCTCAAAGCTTAGTCTTCACCACACAAAACGAATGGAAATGGAAACCTTGGTCAAAGTTCTGGAAACTGAAAAGCAGTTGGAAACTGAGCGCTCTAAACTCTCTGAGCTTCGTAAACACCACTACAAGCTGGCTGGAGAGATTGAGGGCTGGGACCAGGAAGTAGGTGCCTCTGAGTTTGGGGAGCAAGAAATGTTTTTATCTCTAGATCATTGA
- the LOC127005868 gene encoding huntingtin-interacting protein 1-related protein-like isoform X1, producing MTSIKKIPNVLGTRRSNTLDQERDQFEKSQELSFKKAVSDEEMPVKMKHVRSLIIGTYTDKNADLFWRNVAACPPINTDVTAWKFCHCLHVLFRDGHPNTLRDSHHHISRIKDTGQHFRHLAHGYGRLIKRYCELLIAKLHFHQHYPRFPGTMSVTPEELEALAENDANNYFELGVEMLEYLECILNLYEAVFASMDPSRANSMTRSGQCRLAPLIPCIQDSSCLYDCIVRILFQLHKVPTKSNPTLSSLPTDMLSGHRTRFYKQFEILKQFYNNTRNLQYFKGLIQVPALPEDPPNFLVEAELRSHETPVVVVEEQPDMADTSDTLLIDTSEPEPPPIPPHPNLNESHNGSLVEVVAERESLIEALHRELEAMRTEVQQARSQASHTEDQLRLRINDLESTIAELDSELLAERQSKESIMAQVEAAAASAEAVNLLAQEEIRRQSAEEKFVKMKDVYQKLRDEHIGLIRGKAEMDKQLCMEKEAHQATKQEKEVSAAALAKLQAQMALESQAHHSVTEAAKQEKESLGNHVLSLTSERDQLTSQVKTLEENLSQLNTKMEIQTQQGAAKLMAVQGEWEAGTQQCVQGAVDGAVLVLSHTVSHFDHEAHTDIKCTPEYTLSYQSVVIESVDGLIKAYEGYQISFLAAPRLVTSITTSAHHVAAFLLYAKATSHASPNIEIAEHLVCALEEFAKLVINTYKKIHGKEKQVDMSSVKSQFERCCQLVNQCEDRSPGEEDVAASVQREMDKMETAIRDAVERFTAMLENSRAKDTGTQLEIKCYKVNESILGTCSDLMAAVRQLVQRAAQLQQEIVDSGRGGASPKEFYKRNHRWSEGLLSGAKTVAIACQALMAAADQVVSGKGKFEEVIVSSREIAASSMQLVMASRVKAERSSQKMRDLNETAKTISTLTGTVVATAENCRDKVAIANTLDFSKLSLHHTKRMEMETLVKVLETEKQLETERSKLSELRKHHYKLAGEIEGWDQEVGASEFGEQEMFLSLDH from the exons ATGACCTCCATAAAGAAGATCCCTAACGTGTTGGGGACGCGGAGGAGCAACACGCTGGACCAGGAGAGGGACCAGTTTGAGAAATCACAG GAACTAAGCTTTAAGAAGGCAGTGAGTGATGAGGAGATGCCGGTGAAGATGAAACATGTACGCAGCCTCATTATTGGCACGTACACAGACAAGAACGCAGACCTCTTTTGGCGGAATGTTGCTGCCTGTCCACCCATTAACACTGATGTTACAGCCTGGAAGTTCTGCCATTGCCTACATGTGCTATTTCGTGATGGCCACCCAAATACGCTGCGGGACTCGCACCACCACATCAGCCGTATTAAGGACACAGGGCAGCATTTT CGGCACCTGGCCCATGGGTATGGGCGACTCATTAAGAGGTACTGTGAGCTGTTGATTGCCAAGCTCCACTTCCACCAGCACTACCCTCGCTTCCCTGGCACCATGTCTGTCACCCCTGAGGAGCTGGAGGCATTGGCTGAAAATGACGCCAATAATTA CTTTGAGTTGGGTGTTGAGATGCTGGAGTACCTTGAGTGTATCCTCAACCTGTATGAAGCAG TGTTTGCGTCAATGGATCCGTCTCGTGCCAACTCCATGACTCGGTCGGGACAGTGTCGCCTGGCTCCTCTTATTCCCTGTATTCAGGATTCATCTTGCCTCTATGACTGCATTGTCAGGATACTCTTCCAGCTTCATAAAG TTCCCACCAAAAGTAATCCAACTCTATCAT CCCTGCCAACGGACATGTTATCTGGGCATCGAACAAGGTTTTACAAACAGTTTGAGATCCTGAAGCAGTTCTACAACAACACCAGGAATCTACAGTACTTCAAGGGCCTCATCCAAGTCCCAGCTTTACCAGAG GATCCACCAAACTTCCTAGTAGAGGCTGAGTTAAGGAGCCATGAAACcccagtggtggtagtggaggagcaGCCTGACATGGCCGACACTTCTGACACGCTACTTATAGACACCTCGGAGCCCGAGCCCCCGCCCATCCCACCTCACCCCAACCTTAATGAGTCACACAATGG GtccttggtggaggtggtggcagaGCGGGAGTCCTTGATAGAAGCCCTTCACAGAGAACTGGAGGCCATGAGGACAGAGGTGCAACAGGCTCGTTCTCAGGCCTCTCACACTGAAGACCAGCTACGCCTCCGTATCAATGACCTCGAGTCAACAATAGCAGAGTTG GATAGTGAACTCTTGGCAGAGAGACAGAGCAAGGAGTCCATCATGGCTCAGGTGGAGGCAGCAGCAGCCAGTGCCGAGGCTGTCAACCTTTTGGCTCAAGAAGAGATACGCAGACAGTCAGCTGAGGAAAAGTTTGTCAAGATGAAAGATGTCTATCAAAAACTTCGTGATGAGCACATTGGCTTGATCCGTGGG AAAGCCGAGATGGACAAGCAACTCTGTATGGAGAAAGAAGCACACCAAGCTacaaagcaggaaaaggaagtaTCTGCTGCTGCTCTTGCCAAATTGCAAGCTCAGATGGCCCTCGAATCCCAGGCTCACCACTCTGTCACTGAAGCAGCAAAGCAA GAAAAGGAATCCCTTGGCAATCATGTTCTGTCCCTAACCTCAGAGAGGGACCAGCTGACCAGTCAGGTGAAGACACTAGAGGAAAACTTATCTCAACTGAACACCAAGATGGAGATTCAGACACAGCAGGGAGCAGCCAAG TTGATGGCAGTCCAAGGTGAATGGGAAGCAGGAACACAGCAGTGTGTGCAGGGTGCAGTGGATGGGGCAGTGCTGGTGCTCAGTCACACAGTCTCACACTTCGACCATGAAGCACATACTGACATCAAATGCACTCCAG AGTACACACTGAGCTACCAGAGTGTGGTAATAGAATCAGTTGACGGACTTATCAAGGCGTATGAAGGCTATCAAATCAGTTTCTTAGCTGCTCCACGACTCGTCACCAGTATAACTACCTCTGCCCACCATGTGGCTGCTTTCCTTCTCTATGCCAAGGCTACTTCACATGCCAGCCCAAACATTGAGATTGCTGAAC ACCTCGTGTGTGCCCTTGAAGAGTTTGCCAAGTTGGTCATAAACACCTACAAGAAGAtacatggaaaagaaaaacaagtggaCATGTCATCAGTGAAGAGTCAGTTTGAAAG GTGCTGCCAGCTAGTGAATCAGTGTGAGGACCGCAGCCCAGGTGAGGAGGATGTGGCAGCATCAGTACAACGAGAAATGGATAAAATGGAAACTGCCATTAGGGATGCAGTTGAACGCTTCACAGCAATGCTGGAAAATTCACGAGCCAAGGACACAGGCACACAGCTGGAG ATCAAGTGCTACAAG GTGAATGAAAGCATTTTGGGAACGTGCAGTGATCTAATGGCTGCAGTGCGACAGCTTGTACAACGGGCTGCTCAGCTTCAACAAGAGATAGTGGACTCTGGCAGGGGAGGGGCATCACCCAAGGAGTTCTACAAGCGCAATCACCGCTGGTCTGAAGGCTTGTTGTCTGGGGCTAAAACAGTAGCCATTGCCTGTCAGGCCCTCAT GGCAGCCGCTGATCAAGTAGTGAGTGGTAAAGGCAAATTTGAAGAGGTGATTGTGTCCTCTCGTGAGATTGCAGCCTCTTCCATGCAGCTGGTGATGGCATCTAGAGTAAAGGCTGAGAGGTCCAGTCAGAAGATGCGCGACCTCAATGAAACTGCCAAGACCATCTCCACTCTCACAGGGACTGTGGTGGCCACTGCTGAGAACTGCCGGGACAAAGTTGCCATTGCTA ATACATTAGACTTCTCAAAGCTTAGTCTTCACCACACAAAACGAATGGAAATGGAAACCTTGGTCAAAGTTCTGGAAACTGAAAAGCAGTTGGAAACTGAGCGCTCTAAACTCTCTGAGCTTCGTAAACACCACTACAAGCTGGCTGGAGAGATTGAGGGCTGGGACCAGGAAGTAGGTGCCTCTGAGTTTGGGGAGCAAGAAATGTTTTTATCTCTAGATCATTGA